CCTTAAACTAAATATacgtagaatgtaccaaaatgatCTTTAATCTTGTGGTTTAAACATATCATgtggaaagttgaaattaaagagttgtaaataaagagacattctttttaaaatggactaaaaaggaaagtaggacaaacaaattgaaactgaTGGAGTATTAGTTTTCACCTTTGCCTTTACTTAGTAAATGTGGAGCTTGGagattaatatgatgaaaaagagagtaatATTATATTGAGATAAAATATGTAATTAGTTGTCATGCTACTAAAAATAACTAATTTAAAATAGTTGTCATTTTAGAAATCAAGATATAATTAATTATTAGCTTTCACATTTGTCTTTATTCAATAAATTAAATGTGGAGAGAGATTAATTAATGTGTGGAAAAAGAGAATAACTATTAGAGTATATAATTGAGATAAAAACAATAAGGATAATTTAATCAAATTACTTTTTAGTTAATGTTTGCCTAATTGGCATGCAAAAGGAAAACATGACAAGTATAATGGATCGGAGGGAGTATGTGTCAAAAAATGAAAACCAAAAAGAGTTTTGCTTATTTATTATTTGCTTAAGATACAATCTTTCTTTGCCCCCTAAGTAAGCTCCAAATTCCTTTATCTTTTCACCTAATTGACAGACTTTGTAAGGATGCTTAAAGTGAGGAGTTGGTCACTgcttactttttttttctcccaTGCCAATACAAGAAGAGATACTATTCAACAAGGCAATCCATTTACCTTACAAACGTATTTAAGTAAGCATACATCTTCAACAAATAGAAGAATAGTCCCATCAAAAGAGAGCCTTTTCTTGTCTATTCTCACACTCTTTGTCTGTTTCAATTTCATGTTTCCAACTCTagccattttcttgattttatttgcTCAACCTTTCTCTTTCCATTGCCTAGCTAGAGCTATCTTCTCTAAcccaaatttaaaaataaataaaaaaatcttttttcttCTCTCCCTATCTAGTATATAAATGGGAAGCTAGAATGTGTTTTCTTGGATTCATTCACATACGAGGTACACTTTCAAGGAAACACAAAATTTAAACATGGGAGAAAGAACATGGGCTTCCTCCCTTTTGTCCTTGATTATGGTTTTTTcttgtctatcccatgttcttggAGAGAAATCTTTAGCAGATGTTCATTCACATGATCATCAAATTAGAAAAATCCAAGCTTTTAAAGCTTCACTTGTTCGTCGTGATTCGATTTCTAATTCTCCTTCTGCTTCTCCTTCTCCTAGTAGCTTTTCTCCATCACCAACACCATCAACAGTGACCGTAAGTCCTTTTTTTGTGTTTGAACTTTTTTTTCTTGGTTTATCAGTCCAACGTTGATGATGATGAAGAGCAAATTAaatatatttatgtattattaggTTACACCAAGTCCAAGAGTATATCATGTAACATCATATGGTGCAGACCCAACTGGGAAACTAGATAGTACACAAGCAATTCTACAAGCAATTTCTGATGCACTTGAAGGACCAAGTGATGGATTCTTGatgaaaggtatttcaaatcttGGTGGTGCTCAAATCAATCTTGAAGGTGGGAATTACTTGATCAGCCAGCCATTGCAATTCCCCATTGCCGGCCGTGGCAATCTCATGGTAGGCTTTTACATCTACTATAACAAATTAAATAATATtgatagtataattttttttaattatatccAGGCAAATTTGGTTACTTTTTCGTTCTGTTTTAATTTTGTGACCCGTGATATGGGAAAAAGTAGTAGTAGTGCGGGTGCGTATTTGTCAAAACGCGCCAGGTGGCATATTATTGTTCAGAGATCATATGACATGAAATTGACTTATGTACCTATTTGTGATTCACCAGTGAAGTTGGTAGATTGATAATTACTTGGGAAAATGAGTGATATCAGTCTTCCTTCTAAAGTCTAGACTAAGCTGATTATGTGTGTTACATGTTTGTTGAACACTTTGTGTTACATGTCTGCCgaatgttttgattttttttttctagctcTGGACTTGACCGTTTTGAAGGCTTAAGCTCAATTTTCAACCCATATTGGCAATTTTTTGGCAAGTTTTAAATGCCATTACTTTGTGGGCGTTCCTCCATTCATATATTAATAGCTGATAATTTATGGTAAATATTTTACTTGTATCGGATGTTTACATCAAATTACGTTAACTAATTTTAGTTAGGTAAATTAATGAAATGAGAATGCATATTAATTAGTCATGTTAAGTCTTAGAAGTGTATGTGCAAGTAGATAGCGCTTAGGATTTTTTAAagtgtttatttttatttttagactTTGATAAACGAAACACTAATTTCCATCGTACCAGAAAATTTAGCATATGATAAATCAGTGAAAGTCTCCTATATCATAGATGTGAGTTTgaatttcatttttctttttctttgaatttcatttttctttttctcttctttttcccaATCTTCCTTTGCGATggaaatttcaaaaaataaaattaattcggCAGTCGTCATTTTGCAGCACTGAATATCATACTCTATATTCTCTTTACATTGTTTTAGCTGCACTAGATCTCATACTAAAGTTTTCCACAATATCTAATCCCAACTTTCACGAACCTTCCGAGCTGTCTCTTTAAGACTTTAACTTGacattttttatatttcttatttgGCCCTAGCTAGTAATTTTAGTATCACAACATCTAGCCGTAAATTTGTTAAAATTGATGTTTTTAGCTCTATTTAATTAAACTTTAAATTTTACATATTTCGACAACTAAACttgttttttttaatgaaacagATTCATGGAGGAACACTAAAAGCTTCTGATGATTTCCCAACAGATGGATATCTACTCGATTTATCGACATCTTCAAGCAATGCTCCCGAATACTTGTTTGAATTCATAACCTTAAGAGACATATTACTGGATTCTAACTTTAGAGGAGGAGGAATCCAAGTGATAAATTCACTAAGAACAAGCATTGACAATTGCTACATTACTCATTTCACCACAAATGGTATTTTAGCCAAAGGTGGCCATGAAACTTATATTAGAAATTCATTCCTTGGACAACATATCACTGCTGGTGGTGATAAAGCAGAGAGAAGTTTCTCCGGGACCGCGATTAATTTAATGGGCAATGACAATTCAGTTGTAGATGTGGTGATTTTTTCAGCTGAAATTGGTATAATTGTATCAGGCCAAGCAAATTTGTTATCAGGTGTACATTGTTACAACAAGGCCACTGGATTTGGTGGCACGGGGATTTACTTAAAATTGCCAGGTTTAACACAAACAAGAATTGTGGACTCCTATATGGATTATACTGGAATTGTGGCAGAGGACCCTGTTCAACTCCAAATTTCAAACAGTTTTTTTCTTGGAGATGCATTTGTTAAATTGAAGTCTATAAATGGTGTTGTGAATGGAGTTAACATTGTGGACAACATGTTTTCTGGATCAAATAAAGGGATTGATATTGTTCAATTGGATCAATCTAATGGACCTTTCAAGACAATTGATCAAGTTGTGGTGGATAGAAATAATGTCAGGGGGATGAATCTTAAGGCTACTACTGGAAGTGGGGTTGTTCAAGGGAATGGTACTTCATGGACTTTGGATCTTAATCCAATTCTTATATTTCCTAACCTTATTAAAAATGTTCAATACACATTTTTCCCTAGTGGGGACTCTTTTGTTAATCATGCTCTGAGAAATGTATCGAATAATCGGGTTCTGATCGAATCGGACGTGCAAGTTCCAGCAAGTGTTTTCGTGATGGCGGACCAAGGGAAATGACCATATTCAAGCTAACATGTATAGGATCAAGTCATCAAGAAAATAATAAGCTAGGGATGTTATATTATTAGTTTGATCTGGTCATGGATCAAAGATGATTAGATCTCTTGAATCATTCTTTTTCAAGAAATGTTTATGTTAATTACTCGAGCTTTGTTAATTTCCAGCCAAGGAAAATCCGAAAGTATAATCCAAATATGTTTTCTTATagcatttttttctttctttccgaCAATCCTAAAGTTCAATACATGGAAAGAATGCTTTTTGGTATCTTTTTTATTTAAAGAATATTGTGCGTCTAGCTCTAGAAACTAGGTTTCAGAAAGGATAGATTTTTCATTTAAATTTCCAAAttaagtttatatgcctaactTTTAGAATTTGATGCATAGTAAGGAATAAGGATTATTCTATTTGTTGACATCCGTACTAGATTTTGACAGTAAGGACTCAGGATTAGTCCATTTCTTGAGATGCGTACTGAAGGGTCACATCCCATTAGTAATTTTGGTGGACTTTAAATGGAGGAATTTGACTTGTgattttttcgtagttttaaaGCAATACGTGAACTTACTCTTCCAAACGGTCAATAGGACATTCAGTCTGAAGGTGGGAAggggaaaattatttttcataatctttcttttttatttttatgtcgTAGACGGGAAAAAAACAAAATACTAAAAATATGTTTTTTCTAAATGTTAAGGGAACAATGTCATTTTTACAATCTATACAAAGCGAATTTCTTCCAAAAGATATCAGCCAACTATTAGATGAATGAAAAGAGGTCTTTATTGACATTAGAATAACTTTTTAAATTATTGTTGATAATATGATACCATCCCGTCTCAATATTTGTATGATCTGGCTATTTCCCTAGGTCATCAGTTTCATTTATTTTAGCTATAATCAAAATCTAGGCTTCTACTTAATCATATATGTGACAATCCGTTTCAAACTAACTAGACATAAAAAATTATCTTTATTTAACTAAATAACATTGACATGCCATTGCCGGTTTTACATGATATAATTTTGAATGTGGCTTCAATTTTACCCAATCAATGCCAACAGCTTTGAAATGAGGCGTATTTAGCCACTACAGCTAGTTTTAGGTGAATGTAGTTGGCCATGAAGTCATCATTTAtccatgttgttgttgtagttggtgAGGGTAACCAAATTTGAACAAATGGAAGAAATTAATTAAAGTGCGATTGAGctttcaaaagaaagaaaaaagatcaAAAGTTCTACATAACTTTTATTTGTTTTTTAAGTTACATGGGTTTTAATTTCCTGTCCTATAAATTTATTGGAATCATGGATGTGTTTCTTATTAACTTTGTTCGTGGTTCAACTAATTATAAGACAAAGAAAGTTAAAGTAGGCTGCTTCGACAAGGGGGAAAGAACAACCTTGCTAACACCCCTTTTCCTCATATTTCTATTCACCCAAAGGGACTATATTTCTTAAAAACTGTGGAAATTGATAGTGCAAATATGATACATAGACattgaaagaaaaaataaaactcAAAATTTAAAGGTACTTTTAATAACTAGAAGATAATTCATATATAAACTAACTATTACATACTTGAGGGATTGTCCTATTGAACTTTATCTCTTTTTGATCACTTACTACATAATGCTTAAGACAAAAGATGGCAGATAGTCAAAAAGTTGTAGATTCCATTCATGTGATCTTGGGGGCTTCTTTTCGCAAGAATATGTTAAGATTGTATACGTGTGCGTATACTGTATATATCTCACAGAAATATGATTATATAGATGAAGAAAACTATAGATACTGAAGTAGGAAGCTATATTTCTTGTGAACCCTTCATAAAGTTATTTGTGTACTGTAATTGAAATTTTCAATTAACTCTTCTATCATCTCTTTGTATTTGCCAAAAGATTTTGGTGTGCTAATGTAGGATTCTTATCGCGAATTATTTAATCGGCCCTAATACAAGCATCGgggaaaccaaaaacaaaaaaaaggtttAGGTGTGAGCTTATGAAGGATTGAGTCGGGGaatcttagtagctcagttgatGAGGGTTCGATTCTATACCTTGTAATCCCTTCACCCACTTCTCCTTGCCCCTAATCCcaattttgaagaaaaaatataAGGGAAAAACACATAATTAGACAATACTATAATAATATTTACATAATGTTAGCAGGTAAATGCTATTAAACATTACATGGCAAGTTAAGTATTTTATAGTAAATCAAATTGCTATGTTTAAGGAAACTTAGACGTGAATAACACCAGTCCCTATTTTTTGGTTCACAGTATAACTATTTTTTTTACGGATTCTTACTTCACTTCCTCCATATTCTGAAATATTTTTTCCCATCGTGTTTTTCCTAACCTTTTttacttcctccatattttcatcTTATTTCATTGCTCCATGTAAAATAAAATCACAGTTTTCATTTAACACGGTGGGGAATAAGTGTACAATAGTTTTAGTGTTAATTCTATTATATGTAGTATAATAAAAATGTTATACTGGAA
Above is a genomic segment from Lycium barbarum isolate Lr01 chromosome 12, ASM1917538v2, whole genome shotgun sequence containing:
- the LOC132623492 gene encoding polygalacturonase QRT3, which translates into the protein MGERTWASSLLSLIMVFSCLSHVLGEKSLADVHSHDHQIRKIQAFKASLVRRDSISNSPSASPSPSSFSPSPTPSTVTVTPSPRVYHVTSYGADPTGKLDSTQAILQAISDALEGPSDGFLMKGISNLGGAQINLEGGNYLISQPLQFPIAGRGNLMIHGGTLKASDDFPTDGYLLDLSTSSSNAPEYLFEFITLRDILLDSNFRGGGIQVINSLRTSIDNCYITHFTTNGILAKGGHETYIRNSFLGQHITAGGDKAERSFSGTAINLMGNDNSVVDVVIFSAEIGIIVSGQANLLSGVHCYNKATGFGGTGIYLKLPGLTQTRIVDSYMDYTGIVAEDPVQLQISNSFFLGDAFVKLKSINGVVNGVNIVDNMFSGSNKGIDIVQLDQSNGPFKTIDQVVVDRNNVRGMNLKATTGSGVVQGNGTSWTLDLNPILIFPNLIKNVQYTFFPSGDSFVNHALRNVSNNRVLIESDVQVPASVFVMADQGK